The nucleotide sequence GCATTGGGCCCCCGAGCACCTCTCCCCATCCAGCCTCCCAGCAGTGTTCTGCTGGTTAGAGACCCAGGAACAGCCTGGGCAACAGAAGAACAAGGTCAGGGTTGTTATAGGGTGATGTGTCATCCCTCCAGCCCCTTGTCTGGGTTGGGGTTCAGCCTGGTCTTCCTGACCCCTTGACCATCAGGTTGCCCTACCCCAAGTCTCTGTCCACCGCCAGTCAGAAGTAGGGGGCTTATCAGTAACCCCCTCCCTGGATGGTTCCATTGATCTCTGAGAGACACCCTCCGATTCCTACTTCTGCTCAATGAGAATAGCCAGGGTTTCAGGAGTCATTAGGGTCAAGGGTCACTGAGTCTGGATAACAGGGGTCATGAGTCACTGGGGTCAACCCAGACGCTCCTGTAACTTGCCCTGGCTCCACAGATGTGGATGGCAATGACCTCTTGTCCTACTGGCCAGCCCTGGGGGAATGTGAGGCTGCTCCCTGTGCTCTGCAGACCTGGGGCTCTGAAAGGCGCCTGGGGCTGGACACCAGCAAGGATGCAGCCAATAACAATCAGCCTGACCTGGCCCTGACCAGTGGAGATGAAACTTCCCTGGGCCGGGCCCAGCACCAGAGGAAAGGTATGATCCCTGACCTTGGTCTGCACTTGAGGGACCCTGGGGACTGTCCATTTCAGTCTCCTAATCCCAAACTGCTTCACAGGCATCCTGAGAGCTCCTCTTGCTCTAATCTGGGGAGTTTCTGCTCCTCGACCCTGCTTCATGATCCCTGGAGACTGCCCCTGTCCTGACCCAGGGGATTACTGCCTCCTCGCTCTGACCCCTGTCCTGCTGCCTCTTTGGAATTCCTAGgagctgcctctgcccctccccaaggGATTTCTGCCCCCAATCCTGTGTCAGGGATCCCAGAGGCTGTATATCCCTAGACTCAGGGAGTTCCTGCCCCCCCCATACACACCCTGTCCCCTATTTGTCTGTCTCACAGGCATCCTGAAAAACCGATTGCAGTACCCACTGATGCCACAGACCCGAGGTCCCCCTGAATTGTCCTGGTGCCGTGCAGCCACCTTGGGCCATTGCGCTGTGCCGGCTGCCTCCTATGGTCGCATCTATGCCGGAGGGGGCACAGGTAGCCTTTCACAACCAGCAAGCCGCTACTCCTCTCGAGAACAGCTGGACCTGCTCCTCCGGCGGCAGATGAGCCGTGAGCGACTGGAGGAAGCCCCTGCCCCCACTCTGCGTCCCCTGAGTCGGCCAGGTTCCCAGGAATGCCTGGATGCTGTGCCAGGCCGCCTGGAGCCCAGAGATCGGGGCAGCACCCTGCCACGGAGGCAGCCACCTAGGGACTACCCTAGCTCCATGGCTGGCCGCTTCAGATCACGGGATGCACTGGACTTAGGGGCACCCTGCGAGTGGTTGAGCACATTGCCCCTGCCCCACAGTGCCCAGGACCTTGACCCacagcccccacctctgcccctgtcTCCCCAGCGGCAACTCTCAAGGGACCCCCTCTTGCCATCCCGGCCCCTGGACTCTCTATCCAGGAGATCGAACTCAGGGGAGCGGCTAGACCACGGGCCTAGCCGGCACCCCTCACGAGAAGGCCTTGGGCCACCCCCGCAGCTGCTCAGAGTTAGGGAGGACCCAGCCAGTGGCCCTAGCCACGGCCCCTCCACAGAGCAGTTGGACATTCTCTCCTCTATCCTCGcctctttcaactcctcggctctctcctcctctgtgcagTCCTCAAGCACACCCTCGGGCCCTCACACCACTGCCACGCCTTCTGCCACTGCCTCGGCACTTGGGCCCTCCACGCCACGCTCTGCCACATCCCACAGCATCTCGGAGCTGTCGCCGGACTCAGAGTAAGCAGAGTCCACCCACCAACTCACACCCTCGTCAGCTTAGGGCAACCTCCTGTGTTCTGCCACAGAATGGGCTGGGGGTTGGCAGACAGTGTGGGTTACCCCAGGCTCAGCACAGCCAAGGGGCCACAGGCTGAGGGCAGAAATCCAGCACGGAATGGGGACATGATTAACAGGGACTTGGGAGCTATAGGATTGAGGCCAGCCACCCTCCCTTGCACCTCTGGGGCTAAGGAGGAGAGATAGATGCCTTCCAAAGGGTTTGAGTTAGTGGAGGGGGGCAGGACAGGAGCCAAGGCCTAGAAGTGGGAGGTAACCTGATACGTAGAAGGgacaggggagaaaggaggagtcTTTACTTGGGGGCTTTGCTTAGGGAGTAGTATGGGATAATGAGGGGCCAGAAACAGTGCCAAGATATGGGCACTTTATATGCTGGGCTGAAGAGTTAACTTTGAGGGTaaatcattcatttgttgatttatTCAGTCAATATTAAGTTCCTCCTGCCTGCGGGCACTGTGGGGTGGGGCATACAAGAATGGAGTTGGGACCTGGGACATCTCAGGTGCCTCTGGGGCATCTGCAGGGTAGGGGATGGCAGCTGGGTACACAGGTGTcagagagagtgaggaggaacCAGGAGCTGCCAGGCTTTGGAAGCCAGAAGGAGAGTTGAGTTTTAAGAGGGAGGAACAGCTAGGTCAGGCTCTGTGGAGGTCTGTAGGGTGAGAAAAGGCTTTAGGGGGAAGAGGACTCCAGGAGTGGGGCAGGAGATCAACAGAACCTGAGCAGAGTCAGCAGAGGAGATAGGACCAGAGATTTTGGGGCCTGGTGCCCAGGACTCTGGAAGGATGCTgggggtggagaagagagggagctgTGTGCATCACCTGGGTCCTCCTGCAGCCTGGCCTTGGGGTCTGGTTGTTGAGAGGGCTGGGGGACAGAAAAGGGGTTTAGGCTCTGGAGAtacacttgacctctctgagcctcagtttctttgtctgcaAAATGTGTCTGTAGTAACAAATTTTTTGAGATGTGCAGCTTTTGAGACAAAATTTGTCAAGTGCTTTAACATAGTGTCTATAGTAGGTGCTTGCTAAGTGCTTAGAGAAAAGACATAGGTGGCTGGCCAAGGGGCCTTGCTGATGAATCTGGGGGTCCAGAATGGGTGAAGGGCTCTGAGAATCCCAGAATAGGCATAagggggctggagactgaggcaaaggggatgggggcagggaggggagcggTGGGGAGGTGGGCCAGGCCAGGTCCCATCCCACGGGGGAGTCCAGAGCCACCTGACTCAGAGTCCTCTCAGCAACCACCTTTCATCTCCACATTCAACTCTGCAGAGTTCCCAGAAGTGAGGGTCGCTCCTGAGGGGCCGAGGAGGAACAGCGAGGGCGATGGAGGCCTTGGGCCAATGGAAGAGACGCCAGGAGTCAGGAGCCGATCCTGAGGCAGCCTCCTACCCAGCCCTTGCCCCCAGCTCTCCCTGTTGCTGCAGTGCTGAGGCTCCACACTTAcctgtgagcatgtgtgtgacACATGCACAGAGCAAGGGAACTGAAGGGAGGACTTTTATACGTTTTGTACCTTTGTAACCAGAGAGATATGCTTATgttatttttcagcttttctgtGTCCCAGGGTTCTGCggctgggctgggggggggggtgtaggGGGAAAGAGGTGCAGAGTTTGACCCCATTTGGGTCCCTGGCAAACCATATACTCTTTCTTCTCATCTTACTGGAGTGGATTCAGACAGGAGGGGCAAATGCTCCCCAACCAGGTTGATCTGAATATTGTCAGGGCCCAAAGTGCAGAATTGATCTTTGCTTTTTCTTGGATGCCCCAAGGGCCAAACTTCTGGGACTGGGGGTTGGTCTTGGAAACAGGGGTCCTCTGACCCCTTCACAGGGCCTTGCTCATGCCGACCTCCTCGtggatgtgtgtgtttattatgtGGAGTCCCTGCCACTTACTGCCTTATGACCTAGGATTGATGCTGTGGGGCGCTGGTGGAGCAGCAGATGTCATGTTTACAGAGCAAGGCTTCCCTTTCTCCCATGGGGAGGGTTTCAGGCCTCTATTCAGACATTCCTGCGGAGGGTAGACCGAGGGGTCATttgccagcccctgcccctgctgtGAGCAAAAGTTGTCTGTGGTGCCATTTGATTTCCTGTTGCTGCCCCCTTTAGAATTTATTCTGAAgggtggagtgggaggaggagcaaAGGGAGCAGAAACAGGAACTGAAGACTCAGAATGTAGGTGCCACTGCCTCCCATGTTTACAGGAACTCCCTGGCCCTTGGCACCTGGGCTGCAGGAAGTGACTCAGTACCACCCTCCTTTATTCCTTTCTACGGGGAAAGATGACTGTTAGGACCTTGTTCACAAAACTCTCACTTTTATTACTTTGTCTTATGTCCAGAACTGGGGACTTGTaaattttgttactttgtttACAGAtcaagatttaaaacatttttaaactttgtttacaaCTTAAAACTTTGAACTTTTACACTTTGTTTACAGTTgagaatgtttttttttctttgtttacaagCAAAAAGTAGAGAAAGTGGGAGAGGGGCTTGGAGGACCCACCTGTGAGGACCCTGGGCCTGGCCATCTTGAGGGGTTTCTAACCCCTTGTTATCCCAGGTCAAAGGTCAGCCCCGAGTCCCCTCTtgaacagcagagccagaaggccTTGAGAGTAGGCAAGCTCTTACCACTGGGAACAGTGGCTGTGCAGGGTTGTGGGGGGGATCTGTACAgacacacccctcccccccacataCTCTTGGGAGGCAGTTTCCAAGGAGATTGAAAGTTCTACTTTACTGACTGGTGCCAAATCCCGCCAGCCAGGATCCCAGCTCTCCTTACCCGGAATGACCCCCACCCTTGAAGGGTTGAGGGGCCCACTGCGGGGAGAAAGGGTTGTCCTTGCTATGTCCTAGGTTCTGTAGATGCCCCTCTCTGGGggtccccacctccagcccagtGGCCCCTTTTCCTGTCTGTGTAAATTGTTCCGTGAAGCCGCGCTGTTTTGGGAATAAACTTCTATAGAAAATGGTTATTGCCTCTTTCTGTTTGCGGGTAGAAGGGTGGAGTAGGAGGGTGGCTATGAATGATTCAGGCCAGGCTGACCTTTGGGGGAAATCTGAGCACTGCCCCCACAAGAATATTCAGCTATTTTTAGCCCATTTCATTGGAGATTTGGACCAGGTTCCCATCTCTTTCATCTTGAATTCTGGCCAGTGACCTTGTGATTGAGGCCTGAAGTATGAGCAGAGGTGCTGAGAGTCAGGTCTCAAGGGAAACCCCCCTCCCTGTCAAGGCAGCAGCATGATGATTTCCTAAGTCTTCAGGGCCTGCAGCCCAACCTGGCGTTTGCTGCCACCAGGGGTCAAACCATCTCTAGGAACTGCCCTTGCTAAACTCCTCAGCTCATTGACAGCACTGACCCCTGCGACCTCTAGGACTTGGAGCTGGTAGGGACGCTGTATTCCTCTGTGGCTCAGGCGGAAAACTTCAGGCATGATGTCCGGGCTGTGCTATACGCAGGGGATAGGAAACTCCCAGCCTTACTTCAGATCTGGGTGTTCAGAGTTGAAGGGAAGCTGGGGCACCTTTGGTCTCAGAGACATGCCTGGTCTCAGGGAAAAAGGCTTAGGGTGGCGCCCTCAGTGGGAGGCATGAGAGGCCATGGATACCCGACGGAGAACCAAGGCTCTGGTCGCTAGCGGCGCCCCCAAGCATCCTGCCCGCTTGGGGTTTTCCCCTCTCCATCCCGCGGGGACCCTCCACAAGAAGCCAGGACACGCTATCAGCCCTGTCCCACTCAGGGCCCTGGGGCCGCGGCTATGGCCAGCCCAGCGCGGGTCTTTAGTCCCAGTTCTGCAGTTCCACCCGGCTCAGGGAGGAGGGCTAGGCGAGCCACGAGGGGGAGCAGGAGCCAGGCCGCAGGGGAGGAAGGGGTTAAATCTTCCTCCTCCAGGCTCTCCCCGCCCATAGAGCGCCTCTTTGGCCCCAACCAAGCACGCTGATTGGCCCAAGCCCTCCCCGTCCTGCCGGGGATTGGCCTGTGGGAGCGCGCCGGAGGccttgcccctttcccagctcgGCCTTTCGGCCCGTAGCAGCCTCTTGCTGGAGCTGTGGTAGCAGCCGCCACCTGGCAGCCCTCAAGCCATGGAGCCGTCGGAAGCTTCGGGGTGAGTGCGGGGCGCGGCCTGGGTTTCCCGTGTCCGCGTCCACGTGCGTGTCCGCGAGGCGCCGGCAGCCTCCTGGCCCCCGCGCAGGCGCCCGGCTTGGGTTGGCTCGGAAGGGGTACCGCCAAGTCTGGAGCCGGCGTACGCTGCCTACAACGCCTCGGTTTACCGCTTTTCCGCTTTTCTGCGGGCGGCTGCCCAACTGCAGCGAGGGATGGGGGCGGGAGCCGGCTGTGCCAAAGGCCGGTCGAGCCTCGCTGGAAAGCTAGCCGGGGGCCGTAGGGAGGCGGCTCCGTGCGGAGGAGCCGCGGCCCAGGAGGTGCGCCGGTGGGGCGCGTTGGGGCCGGGAGGTCGCTGCAAGATAGTCCATAGCCGGGGCCTGAGGCCGGCCGCTGTACCACTCCTACGGGAATGAGCGCTTCGGCCCTTCTGGCAGCTGTGCCCTCCCAGCGGGAGGGGCCAAGGACCCAAGCCCCGCCCTCCAAGCACGCGTCCTGCTGGTGGGGGGTTGGGAGGGCGGTGGAGGGAGCCCTTTAAGAACACCTGAGTAACTCACGGAGGAGGGGCGAGGGGGCTCAAAGATCTCTGTGGGACACGTCAAAGTCTTTAAGGTTCTTCTTTGCACCcattccactccctcctccaACCGGGACACCCAGGCCCTTCGCTGGTGAGTTCCCGGCCCTCGGCCCTGGCCCTCGGGTGGGATCCTTCCCCTAGGTCAGAGCTTCTCACAGATCAGAACTTTCCTGACAGGCGAAAGCTTTCCCGGCAGGGGAGAGCTTCCCTTCAGGTAAGATCCTCCCTCTGAGATCTATTCCCAGGTGAGAGCCTCCCCAGGTCAGAGCTTCCCGTAGGTGAGAGTACCCTCCAGATCAGAACTTTCCTGGTGGGTGAAAGCTTGCCCCCAGGTAAGAGCTCCCTCTCTAAGAGCTCCCATTCCCAGGTGAGATCTATTTCCAGGACAGCTTCCTCCCAGGTCTCCTATTCCCTAGCGAGAGCTTTCCCCCTCTTCAGGTGGGAGCCTCTGGGCAGATCAGAGATTCTCCCCAGGACAGAACTTACCTGGCTGGTGAAAAATTTTGAATCAGGTGAGAGCTTCCCCCTAGCTGAGATCTATTCCCAGCTGAGATCTTCCCCCATTTCAGGTGGGAGCTTCCCTTTCCAGGTGGAAGCCTCTCCTTCCAGGTGAGTCCCCTTTCTCTCCAGGTGAGAGCCATCCCCTGGCTTTCCCAGATTAGGCCTGAGATTGTCTACAACTTGGACCCTggggctggaggcccaggggcaATATTAGCCCCACCTCTCTCCTTCTTAGAGGGGAGGGTCTCATCTGAAGAGGGCCTTGCCTGAAGAACTGGACCCCTAGTTTGCTGGATCCCTTCCTTGCGTGTGCTCTCAGCCAGCCAGCAGTGGGCTCATGGGGCAGCTGGATAAGGACTCAGAGACTGGACGGGGATTGGCTGGGGGAGAgcaaggggctgggaggggcagtcaGCCTGGGACCTGGATTGGTAGAACCCTCAGGGCTGGGTAGTGTGGACTGTGCTCATCCTGCTGCCTCTTCGTGGGGGACTTTGTCCCAGCAAGCGGTTTCCACTAGCCAAAGTTCAGGCACTgccctgggtgtgggcatggagCCAGCTGGGGGCTGGACCTACCTAGATCTCGGGGACTAGATATCAGTCAGGTGGTGACTCTCTAGTCTCAGGTGGATGTGTGGGGGAGGTTGGGCCAGGGGTGCCCTGACGGTGTCTCTGGTCTTGCCACCCCAGACAGAGGGATACACAAGCACTGCTGTCCACAACACAAGAAATGGAGCTGAGGAGGCGAGACTACCACGTGGAGCGGCCACTGCTGAACCAGAAacagctggaggagctggggcgCTGGAGCTCAGTGACTGGGACCCACCAGTGGCGAACCTGGTTGCAGTAAGGCTGAGGGTTGGGGCCTAGGGGCACTGGCAGGACCTAGGTAGCCTCTATCCCTGATACCTACCCTTGTGTCCTCAGGTGCTCCCATGCTCGGGCCCGAGCACTTCTGCTCCAATACCTCCCTGTTTTGGCTTGGCTACCCCGGTATCCTGTGCGTGACTGGCTCCTGGGTGACCTGTTGTCTGGCCTAAGTGTGGCCATTATGCAGCTACCACAGGGTAAGCCACCTGTCATCTGGAGGCTGTACCCTCAACCATTGCCTGGTGACCTCGACCCTTTAAGGCCCTAGCCTAGAAGCCCTGTGATCTGTGGCTGCCCCCAAACCTGAAGTCATGACCCCTGCCTCTGCAACTGTGGCCTATGACCTAGGGCTGGGATTCCCTCATCCTTTCAAGGCCCTGGCCCCTTAGCCTACATTGCCACCATTCTACCTCCAGGCCTAGCCTATGCCCTCCTGGCTGGACTGCCCCCAGTGTTTGGCCTCTACAGCTCCTTCTACCCTGTCTTTATCTACTTCCTGTTTGGCACTTCCCGGCACATCTCTGTGGGTGAGTGGAGCCAGGCCCAGCCTTGCTGGAGGATGCCCACCTCCCTCATGGAGGACAGATTGAGGGCGGGCTGAGCAGAACAAGGGAACTTAGGGAAGAGAGCAGCATTGGTGCTGGGCTGCTGGAAGACTGGCCCAAGGGTCATTCCCATGCAGGAGTAGGCCTCTGACCATGGGACCACGCAGTCAGGTGACCTAGAGGCCCTGGCTCCGGGCGGATGTTGGGGGCTCAGAACTTGGCACAGGCCTGATAACCTTTGGCGGGCTGTGCCCCCTCCTCATTCCACCTTTCACAAGGGGAGCGGTTCTGAGCCAGTGGGCATAGGTGGGCAGGGTAGATGTGCGGGGCCCACATTTCTAGTCACCCTCAAGAGCCCTTGAGCTCAGGGTTCATACGTGACTGTCAGCACTGCCACTATTTGCACAGCATAGTCTGAGGATATTTGTCTAGAACTGGATGTCTGTCTTCTCCCTTAAGACCAGGGCTCCAGGGCAGGACAGTGTCCTCTCCCGTTCAGACCTGCCCTGACCTGTCCCTATAGGCACTTTTGCTGTCATGTCTGTGATGGTGGGCAGTGTGACAGAATCCCTGGCCCCAGATGAGGACTTCCTTCAGGACTTGAACTCCACAGTCAATGAGACGGCCAGAGATGCTGCCCGGGTGCAGCTGGCCTCCGCACTCAGTGTCCTAGTTGGCCTTTTCCAGGTACAGAGCAGTCAGGAGTACTGTCCCCCTACTACCTGCCCCACTGCTGAACCCATCCCCCCAACCCCCGTCTGCCAGTTCCTCTGAGTGTCTGACCAtcaccatcctcctcctcatcactcTGGCTGTTGACTCATCCCTCTCTGATCTTACCTGCCCTGGGCTATGCCCCAGCCACCCCTAGGACCCCCACCTCCCCTGATTGCCCCTGGCCACCCCACAGGTGGGGCTTGGCCTGGTCCACTTCGGCTTCGTGGTCACCTACCTGTCAGAACCTCTGGTCCATGGCTATACCACAGCTGCATCTGTGCAGGTTTTCATCTCGCAGCTCAAGTATGTGTTTGGCCTCCAATTGAGCAGCCGCTCTGGGCCACTGTCCATCATCTATGTGAGTGAAGGTGGGATGAGGGACAGGTGGGTGTGCCCATGAGCTTGAGTGCTGGCTGTGACCCTGTCTCCCCTCAGACACTGCTAGAAGTCTGCTGGAAGCTGCCCCAGAGCGTGGTTGGCACCATGGTCACCGCACTTGTGGCAGGGGTAGTGCTTGTGGTGGTGAAGCTACTGAATGACAAGCTGCAACAACATCTGCCCCTGCCGATCCCCGGGGAACTGCTCACGGTTCGGATTCTggggggggcaggggacaggggagAAGGGCAAGTGGGGATATATTCCTGCCATACGGGCATCCCCCAGGCATTTAAAGACTAGCTGGCATGAGCACTGGTGAGAGTTCCTGGGGACTGGGCGGACCACAGCGGAAAGCTCCCGAGTTAATATCTTCCTGCCCCTGAGAGACAGCATCTCTCTTTTCCCAAAATGGTGGCGTCTGTCTCATCCTGTTGCTAGCTTGTCCCTCTGAAGGTTTTGCTTCAAGTCTCCCCCTTCACCCCCAAAGAGGTTTCTCCATCCCCCTTGACAGTGGTGCCAGCACCTCCCTCCTCTGactctgtcctctcctcccagctcatCGGGGCCACAGGCATCTCCTACGGCGTGGGCCTGAAGCACAGATTTGGGGTGGATGTCGTGGGTGACATCCCTGCAGGGTGAGCTCTGGCCCCTGTCAGGTCAGGGAGCTTGGGTGGCCAGGGTCAGCACCTTCCTTTGGCCTCACAGATGCCCCTCACAGGCTGATACCCCCAGTGGCCCCCAACTCCCAGCTGTTCGCAAAACTTGTGGGAAATGCCTTCGCCATCGCTGTGGTTGGGTTCGCCATTGCCATCTCGCTGGGGAAGATCTTCGCACTGAGGCATGGCTACAGGGTGGACAGCAACCAGGTCTGGAGGACGGGATGCGGGACAGTTAGCAGGCAGTGGAGGAGGTCTGAGGGGGATGGAGTATCAGGTGGGACACAAGGAAACAGCAAACAGATGTGGTGGGCCATGTGGGGGACTGAGGATGGGGGAGCAGGACACAGGACAACAGCCAAGTCCTTGAGGGCTATGCAGTGGGGGTGAAGGTTGGGGATGCCTAGGCCTAGACACAGTTGCTTGGCGAGTGACCAGGCTCTGCCACTGAAGTCTCCTCACAcctgctctcccctccaccaGGAGCTGGTGGCCCTTGGCCTCAGTAACCTTATTGGGGGCGTCTTCCAGTGCTTCCCTGTGAGTTGCTCTATGTCTCGGAGCCTGGTACAAGAGAGCACAGGGGGCAACACACAGGTGGGCTCAGGTGTGGGCGCGGGTGTgcttctgtgtgtgcatgtgctgcTTTGCCTGGGTtgtcccaccctcctccccttgctctccccctgctccctccctactctccccccacccccctgctctccccccaccccctactcTCTTGCCCCAACCCTACTCTTCGCCTCTACTCTCCCCACACTCCCCCTACTCTCCCCTACTTTCCTCCCAACCcttactctcccctccccctcctctcctctcttcccccacctctactctcccccaacccctactctccacccccacccctactctccactcccactctccctccactTTACCCCCAACCCCTACTCTggccccacccccccactcccttcccctgctccccCACTCTCTTCCCCTACTCCTACTCTGCTACCCTCCTGctcactcctgcctcctgctcaCTCCCACCCGGCAGGTTGCTGGAGCTGTCTCCTCCCTCTTCATCCTCATTATCATTGTCAAACTTGGGGAACTCTTCCAAGACCTGCCTAAGGtgagcccccacctccacccctaccCAGCTGGGTTTGAGGGCCTTGGCCAGGCCAGGGGCTCAGATCAGTCAGTCACATCCCAGGTGAGGGGCAGGGATACAAGGTCATGCCATTTTTCAAGGTTGAGACCTTTGGGGTGAGATTTGGAGTTGAGAGTCAGGGGTTAGGACCTTTCAGCATCAGATCCAAGTTGTTAGGTTCACGGGCTGGGTGGTGGTTAGCGTCATTTAGGGTTATGCCCAGGTGCTTGGGGTCAGTCTTGTTCATGCCCAGGTGGCTGGGGTTGTCAGTATCTGGGCAGCTCTCAGCAGCCCCTGGTGACACTGTCCCCATGGCAGGCAGTCCTGGCAGCCGCCATTATCGTGAACTTGAAGGGCATGTTGATGCAGTTCACAGACATATGCTCCCTCTGGAAGGCAAATCGAATGGATCTGGTGAGAGGCCTGGGATCCCAGGGGTGGGATTGGGGCCTTCAGCTCCAACAGCCCCTCTAGACCCTGCTGACCACTGCCCTTCTGTTTTTAGCTCATCTGGCTGGTGACCTTTGTGGCCACCATCCTGCTGAACCTGGACCTTGGCCTAGCAGCTGCGGTGGCCTTCTCCCTGCTGCTTGTGGTGTTCCGCACGCAGCTGTGAGTCAACCCTTTTGGTCCCCCCAATTCCAGCTGGTGAGGGAGTGACATTCCACACTGGCTCCCCCAGGTTTCCCATGTCTCAAGGACAGCCCCAGGCTCCTTAGTACCCCCTCATTGTCcttttctctgccctctctcctcacaCTCACTGTTCTTCACAGGCCTCACTATTCTATCCTGGGGCAGGTGCCAGACACGGACATTTACAGAGATGTGGCAGAGTACTCAGAGGTGTGTGGGGGTGCTAAGCAGGAGGAAGGCCTGGGTGGGGTGGAACAGAGCCAGAATGGACTTTTATCAGTCCCTTCCACACCTGGCAAGGACACTGGGGGCTGAGGGCACTTTGGTCCTTGTAATTTCAAGGGAAGAATTTGGATCTATGACCCCCAGTTAGAGTATAAGGGACTAGGAGGGGCCCGAGAAAGAGTG is from Equus przewalskii isolate Varuska chromosome 15, EquPr2, whole genome shotgun sequence and encodes:
- the SLC26A6 gene encoding solute carrier family 26 member 6 isoform X20, which translates into the protein MEPSEASGQRDTQALLSTTQEMELRRRDYHVERPLLNQKQLEELGRWSSVTGTHQWRTWLQCSHARARALLLQYLPVLAWLPRYPVRDWLLGDLLSGLSVAIMQLPQGLAYALLAGLPPVFGLYSSFYPVFIYFLFGTSRHISVGTFAVMSVMVGSVTESLAPDEDFLQDLNSTVNETARDAARVQLASALSVLVGLFQVGLGLVHFGFVVTYLSEPLVHGYTTAASVQVFISQLKYVFGLQLSSRSGPLSIIYTLLEVCWKLPQSVVGTMVTALVAGVVLVVVKLLNDKLQQHLPLPIPGELLTELVALGLSNLIGGVFQCFPVSCSMSRSLVQESTGGNTQVAGAVSSLFILIIIVKLGELFQDLPKAVLAAAIIVNLKGMLMQFTDICSLWKANRMDLLIWLVTFVATILLNLDLGLAAAVAFSLLLVVFRTQLPHYSILGQVPDTDIYRDVAEYSEAREVPGVKVFRSSATVYFANAELYSDTLKQKCGIDVDRLISRKKKLLKKKELKLKRLLKEEKLQRQAAASKGTSVSINANTSIRDIESNNMEGSKAKQVSAGKELEDTAASGQEDAKAPDGSTLKALGLPQPDFHSLVLDLGALSFVDTVCLKSLKNIFRDFREIEVEVYMAACHTPVVTQLEAGHFFDASITKQHLFASVHDAVVFALQHPRSGPVSPVSVTQL
- the SLC26A6 gene encoding solute carrier family 26 member 6 isoform X21, with amino-acid sequence MEPSEASGQRDTQALLSTTQEMELRRRDYHVERPLLNQKQLEELGRWSSVTGTHQWRTWLQCSHARARALLLQYLPVLAWLPRYPVRDWLLGDLLSGLSVAIMQLPQGLAYALLAGLPPVFGLYSSFYPVFIYFLFGTSRHISVGTFAVMSVMVGSVTESLAPDEDFLQDLNSTVNETARDAARVQLASALSVLVGLFQVGLGLVHFGFVVTYLSEPLVHGYTTAASVQVFISQLKYVFGLQLSSRSGPLSIIYTLLEVCWKLPQSVVGTMVTALVAGVVLVVVKLLNDKLQQHLPLPIPGELLTELVALGLSNLIGGVFQCFPVSCSMSRSLVQESTGGNTQVAGAVSSLFILIIIVKLGELFQDLPKAVLAAAIIVNLKGMLMQFTDICSLWKANRMDLLIWLVTFVATILLNLDLGLAAAVAFSLLLVVFRTQLPHYSILGQVPDTDIYRDVAEYSEAREVPGVKVFRSSATVYFANAELYSDTLKQKCGIDVDRLISRKKKLLKKKELKLKRLLKEEKLQRQAAASKGTSVSINANTSIRDIESNNMEGSKAKVSAGKELEDTAASGQEDAKAPDGSTLKALGLPQPDFHSLVLDLGALSFVDTVCLKSLKNIFRDFREIEVEVYMAACHTPVVTQLEAGHFFDASITKQHLFASVHDAVVFALQHPRSGPVSPVSVTQL
- the SLC26A6 gene encoding solute carrier family 26 member 6 isoform X12; its protein translation is MEPSEASGQRDTQALLSTTQEMELRRRDYHVERPLLNQKQLEELGRWSSVTGTHQWRTWLQCSHARARALLLQYLPVLAWLPRYPVRDWLLGDLLSGLSVAIMQLPQGLAYALLAGLPPVFGLYSSFYPVFIYFLFGTSRHISVGTFAVMSVMVGSVTESLAPDEDFLQDLNSTVNETARDAARVQLASALSVLVGLFQTLLEVCWKLPQSVVGTMVTALVAGVVLVVVKLLNDKLQQHLPLPIPGELLTLIGATGISYGVGLKHRFGVDVVGDIPAGLIPPVAPNSQLFAKLVGNAFAIAVVGFAIAISLGKIFALRHGYRVDSNQELVALGLSNLIGGVFQCFPVSCSMSRSLVQESTGGNTQVAGAVSSLFILIIIVKLGELFQDLPKAVLAAAIIVNLKGMLMQFTDICSLWKANRMDLLIWLVTFVATILLNLDLGLAAAVAFSLLLVVFRTQLPHYSILGQVPDTDIYRDVAEYSEAREVPGVKVFRSSATVYFANAELYSDTLKQKCGIDVDRLISRKKKLLKKKELKLKRLLKEEKLQRQAGPLEPAAASKGTSVSINANTSIRDIESNNMEGSKAKQVSAGKELEDTAASGQEDAKAPDGSTLKALGLPQPDFHSLVLDLGALSFVDTVCLKSLKNIFRDFREIEVEVYMAACHTPVVTQLEAGHFFDASITKQHLFASVHDAVVFALQHPRSGPVSPVSVTQL
- the SLC26A6 gene encoding solute carrier family 26 member 6 isoform X4; this encodes MEPSEASGQRDTQALLSTTQEMELRRRDYHVERPLLNQKQLEELGRWSSVTGTHQWRTWLQCSHARARALLLQYLPVLAWLPRYPVRDWLLGDLLSGLSVAIMQLPQGLAYALLAGLPPVFGLYSSFYPVFIYFLFGTSRHISVGTFAVMSVMVGSVTESLAPDEDFLQDLNSTVNETARDAARVQLASALSVLVGLFQVGLGLVHFGFVVTYLSEPLVHGYTTAASVQVFISQLKYVFGLQLSSRSGPLSIIYTLLEVCWKLPQSVVGTMVTALVAGVVLVVVKLLNDKLQQHLPLPIPGELLTLIGATGISYGVGLKHRFGVDVVGDIPAGLIPPVAPNSQLFAKLVGNAFAIAVVGFAIAISLGKIFALRHGYRVDSNQELVALGLSNLIGGVFQCFPVSCSMSRSLVQESTGGNTQVAGAVSSLFILIIIVKLGELFQDLPKAVLAAAIIVNLKGMLMQFTDICSLWKANRMDLLIWLVTFVATILLNLDLGLAAAVAFSLLLVVFRTQLPHYSILGQVPDTDIYRDVAEYSEAREVPGVKVFRSSATVYFANAELYSDTLKQKCGIDVDRLISRKKKLLKKKELKLKRLLKEEKLQRQAAASKGTSVSINANTSIRDIESNNMEGSKAKVSAGKELEDTAASGQEDAKAPDGSTLKALGLPQPDFHSLVLDLGALSFVDTVCLKSLKNIFRDFREIEVEVYMAACHTPVVTQLEAGHFFDASITKQHLFASVHDAVVFALQHPRSGPVSPVSVTQL